The DNA segment TTCGACCAGCTGTACGACATTCCGCACGCACCGATCAGCACCCGGATCGTGCCGGACCGCTGCCCGGAGACGGGAAAGGTGCTGGACTTTATCGAAACGCAGGTGCAGAATGCGGGCTCGACGGCCAAAAACTCCATGTCGCTGCAGCGCGAACCGACCGAATCGATCGATTCGGCCCGCGGTTCCGCCTCGTACTTTCCCTTCTGGCCGGGAGGGTTCGACGAGCCGGAAAGTGTGCTGGCCGGCCTAGTACCCAGCCCGCTGTTTGAGACGGATTTGAAATCGTGCCCGCCCGGGTTCGCTACCGGGGTTGAGTTTGAGGCACCGCCCACCGGGACGGACGGTGCGCGCGCGACGGAAGACAGCGGGAAGAGCGGTATGGTCGATCTGCTGTCCGCGATTGCCAGCGAGGAAGCGTTCGTCGAGCTGCTGCCGGAAGGGCTTCAAACAAAACTGTCCACCAACGACCAGTCAACGCAGGGCACACACCAAGAACCTCTGCCGGCGGGTatcgacgaggaggagggTCTGCTGGCGGTGACCGGTGAGCAGGAGGCCGGCGAACAGGTCCTGAAAATTTCCACCGTCACCAACAACGCGCTCCAGAGCGCCGAGTGGGCCGAGATGCTGGACATTTCGAAACCGGTGGACGATTTCTACGTGAAAATCCCGACCATGGCGCACCGGTTCCCGTTCGAGCTGGACATCTTCCAGAAGCAGGCGATCCTGAAGCTGGAAGAGCACAGCCACGTGTTCGTGGCGGCGCACACGTCCGCCGGCAAGACGGTCGTGGCGGAGTATGCGATCGCCCTGTCGAAAAAGCACATGACCAAAACGATCTACACGTCCCCGATCAAGGCACTGTCGAACCAGAAGTATCGCGACTTCAAGACCACCTTCCAGGACGTCGGGCTGATCACCGGGGACATACAGATCGATCCGACCGCGTCCTGCCTCATCATGACGACCGAGATCCTGCGCTCGATGCTGTACTGCGGCAGCGACATTACGCGCGACCTCGAGTACGTCATCTTCGACGAGGTGCACTACATCACCGACTCCGACCGGGGGCACGTGTGGGAGGAGGTGCTGATCCTGCTGCCCGACCACGTCTGCATCGTGATGCTGAGCGCCACCGTGCCGAACACGATCGAGTTCGCCAACTGGGTGGGCAAGACAAAGAAGAAGCGCGTGTGGGTCGTCAGCACGGCCAAGCGGCCGGTCCCGCTCGAGCACTACCTGTACACCGGGTTTGGCGGCAAGTCGAAGGACGACTCGTTCCTGATCGTGAACGCGCAGAGCCAGTTCGTGCAGGACGGGTACCGGCGGGCGAAGGAAAGCTACGAGGCAAAGCAGGCGAAAAGCACGGGCCGCCGGACCAACGGCCCCTACAGCCAGCGGCAGGAGCAAACCCTGTGGGTCGGGCTGATCGATCATCtgcagaagaaggagaagcTGCCGGTGGTTGCGTTCACGCTGTCGCGCAACCGGTGCGACAACAACGCGGAAGCGCTCATGTCGTGCGATCTGACGACGGCGCGCGAGAAGTACGCCATCACGTCGTTCTTCCAGCAGTGCCTGCAGCGGCTGGTGCCGGCCGATCGTGTGCTGCCGCAGGTGCAGCAGATCCAGAGCTGCCTCGAGCGGGGCATCGGCATCCATCACAGCGGCATCCTGCCCATCCTGAAGGAGATCGTGGAGATGCTGTTTGCCCGCGGGCTCGTGAAGATACTGTTCGCGACGGAGACGTTTGCGATGGGCGTTAACATGCCCGCGCGCACGGTCATCTTTGACAGTACGCGCAAGTTCGATGGGCAGGCGTTCCGGCCGTTGCAGCCGTCCGAGTACACGCAGATGGCGGGCCGGGCCGGGCGGCGCGGTCTCGACAAGACCGGCACGGTCATCATCCTGTGCAAGCAGAACCTGCCGCTCGATGGCGAGCTGAAGACGATGATACTCGGCAAGCCGGTCCGGCTGGAGTCGCAGTTCCGGCTGACGTACGCGATGATGCTGTACCTATTGCGGGTGGAGCTGGTCTCGGTGGAGAACATGATGCTGCACAGCTTCCGGGAGTTCGACAAGCGCCAGCAGATGCCCCAGAGCAAGCTGGAGCTGAACCAGGTGCAGGAGAAGATGTCCGCGCTGAGCAAGCTGAGCGATCATCTGCAGCCGCTGTGCGAGTTTTACGAAGCGGCCAGCGAGTACCTTAACCTTCGGAATGAGCTGCTCGTAAGTAGATGACGGAGGGGCAAAGCAGCATACCGCTGAGAATGAGCCGTGTTCCAACAATTTGTTCTCCTTTTTGCTCTCCATTTCTCTCCAGCCCAAGCAACTGTGCCAACCGAAGGCAATCAATGAGCTTAAGGTAGGCCGCGTTGTCGTGGTAACGGACGAGCACCACTACAACAAGCTCGGCATACTGCTCTCCGTCTCGGTGCAGTCGCACAAAGAGCTGAAGCTGGTCGTGCTGGTGCTGGATCATTGCGCGAGTGGCAAAACCCAGCCGGCATCGCCGGAAACGCTCAACCGGGGACCGCTCTGGCATCAGATGCTGTCGCTCGCCCTGCCCTACCAAACCTTCCTGCCCGAGGGTGTCGGTGGCCACGCCGTGCTTACCCTCGCTCCGGTGAATCTGATCGAGCTGACCAAGCACACGATCAAGTGCGACGCGAACGGTATCATCCGCAGCTGGGAGTATCGGCTCATACCGCGGTTCCGCGATGCGCCCCCGTCCCAGTCGACGATCGAGGCCGTCGCTGCGCTGGCCGAGCTGAATGCGACGGTGGTGCAGGCCGGGTCCGTCACTGGCACGCTCGAGCTGGTTCGGTTCCCGCGCGATCTAACCAATCTCGAGCTAACGCAGCAGCTGCAGACAGCCCAGGGCCGGCTGAACCGTTGGCTGCCGTACACTGGGATGGCCGATTTCGAGCACGAGTTTGCTGTGGTGTACGATCGCAAGCAGCTCGAACGGAAGCTGGACGAGCTCAAGTACCAGGCGTCGTACGAAAGTCTCTCGCTGTACCCGGACTACTGCCGGAAGCTGCAGGTGCTGCAGGAGCTCAAGTACATCGACGATATGCAGCAAGGTAGGCACACTGCTCACAGAACAAAGCAGGCGGCGAAGAGTAGTCGAGGGCCGTATATTGaggtgggttttgtttgtatcgTTTGTATCGTTCAGTGGCCATGAAGGGCCGTGTCGCTTGCGAGATGGGCCAGAACGAGCTGATGATAACGGAGCTGGTGATGCGCAACATACTGACCGATCTGCAGCCGGCCGAAATCGCTGCCCTGCTCTCCAGCCTGGTGTTTCAAGCGAAATCGGACGTCACTCCCAAGCTCACCGAGACGCTCCAAAAGGTAAGTGGTGTGGTCGCTTTGCATCGCTTGCTGTGATTCGCATTGAGTCTCAATGCTCCACCGTTCGCTTTCGTTCGCTCCACAGGCCGAGGCACAGTTTCGCGAGGTGGAAAACGACATCCGGCTGGTGGAGCGCCAGTACGGCGTGACGGATGTGTGCAAAAAGGAGGAGCTCAACTTTGGCCTGACCGAGGTGGTGTACGAGTGGGCGCGCAACAAACCGTTCGCCGAAATTATGCTGCTGACCGACATCAAGGAGGGCATTATCGTGCGCTGCATCCAGCAGCTGAACGAGACGCTGTGCAATGTGAAGGACGCGGCGCGCATCATTGGCGACCCGGTGCTGCACAGCAAGATGGAGGAAGCGTCTAACGCGATCAAGCGCGACATCGTGTTTGCGGCCAGTCTGTACACCTCCAGCACACCGATCGTGATTGGGGAAGTGTAATCTGTACCAGGGGAGGCGGGGGGATCGCTTGTTGACTTAGCTGATTTTGTAATCGGGCAAAGGGATGGAAAGTTAAGAATTTTCCACtatgtttttcaaattaatatttaaaagtaTTTTATTGATTACATAGTTACATTGGAATACGCAAGCTTAAccggttgaaaaaaaagaaacgcacaGGCCGCCCTTTTACAGTGTTCGCTGTTCCGGGATGAAGTTGTTCTGAGCCGCCGCCCCGGTGGACGCACTGTTCGTGTCCTCGCTGATGCAGATCCACTGGCCCTCGGCCGTTTCCTTCCACAGGCTCACCTTGTTGTCGCCGCCGGACACGCCCAAAATGTTGCCCGTCAGCGACCAGCTCACGTTCCACACGACGTCGTCGAAGTTGTGCAGGACGGCCGGCTGCCAGTTCGCCAGATCGTCGCTCGTCCAGATCACGACCCGCCGGTCCTGCGAGCAGCTGGCGATCTGGTGCCGCGGCATACCGACGCTCGGTGCCCACGCCACATCGCGCACCCAGTCCGAGTGCAGTTCGAGCCGCTTCTCCTCCTCCCAGCGATCGCCGTCCTCCTTCCAGATCTTGATCGCGTTGTCGCACCCGCCCGACACCAGCCGCTTCACCGCGAGGTTCGTCTTGCTCGGGCGCTGATCGAACGCCGGCTCGGGGACGGTCGCCGGGCACCAGCTGACCGTGTTGCAGCCGATCGTGTGCGCGTTCGGGATTTTCTTGCAATCCCACGTGCCGGCCTCCACGTTGGCGGTCAGGATCGAGATCGAACCGTCGGAGCTGCCGCACGCCAGCACCAGCCCATACTCGGCCGGTGCCCAGGCGACCGAATTTACCGACGAGTCGTGGTTGCTGTACTCGTACCACTTGGTCCAGTCGCCCGGGCCGGCCTCCTTCCACACGATCACCTTGCGGTCGTACGAGCAGGAGGCCAGCACGTTACCGTACCGGGGGTGGCCCCAGGCCACCTGCCACACCGGACCGCCGTGACCCTTCAGGTCGGCCGCCAGCGTCTGGGCACCGTTCTTGATGTCGAAAATTTTGACCGAATTGTCCGAGGAGCAGGTGGCCAACCGGAGCCCGTAGTAATCGACATCGGCACAGTGGATCATGTCCTCGTGGCCGGTATCGATCGTGTTGAGCACGGATACCATTTTGCGGGTGCGGGTGAGCAAAATTTGTCGCAAGAAATGGGTGCAAAATTAGGGGCCGCTGCGGGAGTGtgttttggaaaactttaccACTGATATTTGACgtggaacaaaaacacagcgcGCGCTGTTGACACAATCGTGCACAGTGGGACCTTTCTGAGTGTGGGGGCTATcgtgtttgacagataaatgcataattattttttaaaaagcgGTCGTCTGGAAACGTGATTTAGCAGTAAGGTAGTTTTTATACTCATTTTTAAGTAGTTTAAGAAAAGCGTACAATTAATGAACAAAACACTCAAGCAACATTCTAATTTGCGGTACCGTACCGCTGTATTCTGTCAGCATCTGTACCGCGTACCAAACGGCACAGCGTGCATCATCACGTGGATGACAAAAGTGTTTAAAACATCCGTTGCTCGTACTTTCTCGATATAATTTTAGTGCAATATTTTGTACAAAATTGTCAGTATATTTAATTATGTtatgatttttaacaattatcCAACGATAGTTCCTTTATATACAGGttgaattcttcttcttcttctttggctcaacaaccgatgtcggtcaaggcctgcctgtacccacttgtgggcttggctttcagtgactaattgattcccccccatagcaggatagtcagtcctacgtatggcggcgcggtctatttgaggattgaacccatgacgggcatgttgttgagtcgtacgagttgacgactgtactacgagaccggctataCAGGTTGTATGATAGGAAATTTAAGCAAATTACCAAATTCTCAGTCAATCAATTGTAATGTTGCCCTATCCCACTCTCAAGGGTATTGCATAAATCTTTCTCGAAATCGTTTTCGGACTGTTTTTTCGAAGGACAACTATCAACCTCTATAGTTTTGCCATGATTTGaaataacatttattttaGACGACAGTGTATATAATGTatactttttgtgtgtgtggaatagACATTTTCAATTCAACTGTTAATTTATTGTCAACGACATATCGACGAAAAGCTGCTGTGTTGCTCATGCTACTGCTGTGGCTGCTACTAGCGATTAAGATAGAAATTTTGTCGTGTCGACATTACGGCCCAGATTGCATCCGGTGTACGATGATCTCGCCGGCAGAAACAACAAAAGACAGCTGGTGTTGTAATAAGTAGTAGGTAGAATTTTCCCTCATGGACCCGCTTGGCTGGCCGAGCggaataaacataaaacaaaacaagacagATAAATAACAAATTCGGTAACTACGACTCTGGAATGGAGCAAGGCCTAGAAGGAGGGGGGGTCACCATTTCACAACGCAACGTGATTGTAAAAATGCCCGCCTGGACGCGGAATTAACAACAGGTTACATTGGTTTACAACACAGTGGAACAACATTCAACATTGCACCTACATAAATATAACGAGCAGGGgggaaagagatagagagagacagacGGAGGACACACTCGTCCGGCAAGGATAACCGGAAAGGGGAGATTGTGTCCGAAAATAATACGGCTTTTTTTGATTCCGCATGTCGATATGTCATTGTGTCCTCCGACACAACCGGACCGCGAAGGACTATTATACTCTTTTTGCCTGGTTGTCTGCTTGTGTACAGCTTCCCAACACCGAAGCGATCACCCCAAAAGTGTACcattttttcccttccccgAGAGCACACCTACACCTCGATGGAAGCAATTTTGCGCCTCacatcgctctctctctctaattgGCCACGGCAGCGATCTGCGGGCAGTTCGGAATCTGGCAGTGGAGCTCCTGGGCGCAGCTGGACGCGCCAGCGCTCGTGCGCGCCTCGAAGCGATCGAACAGCAGCGGCTTCCGGCAGAAGGCACATTCCTCCGGGCAGTGTTTGCCGCCCAGCGGCATCTTGAGATCCTGCCAGACCACCTTCATGTCGCGCACCAGCTCGTCCATCATGGCGCGCGTATGGTGAGGCGTCGGAGCCAGCCGAAGCTTCTCCTCACCGCGCGCCACCGTCGGATAGTTGATCGCCTGCACGTAATGCCCGAAGCGCTGGATCATGCGGTCCGACAGCTCGGTACACTGCTGCGGATTCCCAATCTTCACCGGAATGATGTGGCTCGGCGTATGCTCCACCGGGAAGCCCTCCTCCTGCAGCCGCTGGCGCAGATAGCGCACGTTCGACTGGTGGCGGGCACGCAGCTCGCGGCCCTCCTCCGACGCGAGAATGTCGACCGCCTTCAGCGCACCGCACAGCACGGTCGGTGGCAGCGAGGTGGTAAAGATGAACCCGGCCGCATACGACCGGATCATGTCAACCAGCAGCGCCGTCCCGGCAATGTACCCGCCGACGTTGCCGAACGCCTTCCCGAGCGTGCCGGAAATGATGTCCATGTTGTGCAGCTGGCCCTCCCGCTCGCCAATGCCCGCCCCATGCTCGCCGTACAGCCCGACCGCGTGCACCTCGTCCACGAACGTTAGCGCACCGTACTCGTGCGCGATCTCGCACAGCTCCTCCAGCGGACAGACCGCGCCCGACATCGAGTGGACCGTCTCGAACGCGACTATCTTCGGCAGCGACCGGTCGAcgcgctgcagcagctcgcGCAGATGCGCCGGATCGTTGTGGCGGAAGATGTGCTTCGGCACGCCACTGTTGCGGATGCCCTGTATCATCGAGGCGTGGTTGCCGGCGTCGGAAAAGATGTGACAGCCGGGCAGCGCCTTCGCCAGCGTGAACAGCGTCGAATCGTTCGCCACGAAGCAGGAGGTGAAGAGCAGCGCGCTCTCCTTCTGGTGCAGCTCGGCCAGCCGGCGCTCCAGGTTTTCGTGGTTCATCGAGTTGCCGGAAATGTTGCGCGTACCGCCCGCCCCGGTGCCGTACGTTTCGAGCGCGTCGGCGACCGCCCGCTTCACCTCCGGATGGCACGACATGCCGAGGTAGTCGTTCGAGCACCACACCGTAATCGGCCGCTCGCCCCAGGAGTACTCGAGCGCCCGCGGGAACTGCCCGTCGGCGGCCAGCCGGTTCACCTTCTTGAACACCCGGTACGAGTGGTCCTGCTTCTTGCGCAGGATCTGCTCGTGGAAGAAGTCCTCGTACTGGAACGTGCGTTCCGCCGGTATCTCCACGCTTTCCGCGCCGAGCTTCTTCACGTGCGGTGCGGCCGAGCTGAGGAACGGACACTTGTTCCCGGtggccggctgctgctgctgctgcaccggatgctgctgctgcatcgagCTCAGGTTGCGCCGGGCCTCGGTCGACGCATCCTTcttgacggtggtggtgggcgtCTCCTGGGCGCCGGAACCAACCGCACCGCCGGCCGCCGGCGCACCACCCTGCAGGGTGGAGATGGTGCGCTGCACCACCGGGCACTGGGCACCGTACGTTTTGAGCAGGGCCGGCGCATAGTTGCGCACGTAGCTCGTGCTGAGACGGGTCAGGAACGGGCAAGGCATCTTCTTAATGCTGCTTACCGTGCGGGCAACGAACAGGGAGGTGGTGGTTAGATTGAAGAGCTGCAAAAATGGTCAGAAAAAGATTGGGAAGATTAACGAATGGTTAACTACAGCGTTAGATGAatgtttcaaattcaaacaaaaatactaCAAAAATTGTGCGCTGGTTCAATTTCAAATAACGTACGATTTCAATAGGGGAAAGAGAAGGTAGAGCCAAAGAAGGGATCCAGGTCGGTCCGGGTCAGTGTGAGCAATTTGCCAAGCAAAACACATTCGACTTGCAAATTGTCCTGCGTGTCCATGAGTCGCTTGGAACAGAGGTACAGAGGAGAAAAGGGGAGAGAATTCCCCCTCATGTCGGCTTTGCGTCAATCGACAGTACTGCTTGCGCACACCTTGGATCTTTTGCGCGAGCGGAGCGAAGGCCAACGACGCGCTCTAAGCCAACGGCATTGAAGTCAATATTTTGAGTTCTTTATTTATTGCCTTTACCCACCGGTAAACTAATCGCCAAAAGACATCTAAGCAAGTACAGTCAAATCTCACCCTTGGCAACGAAACAGAACATTCCAGTGTGGAGCAATTCCGAATGAGTGCCGTTGCTTGGAGGCACTCCATACACTTTTGGGTATTAGATGAGAGAGAGTTTGACCACTCAAACGATCCTGCTTTGCTTAGTACATCTTGTGCCGGATAAACGATTAGGTCGTATTCAACATCTTATCTTCTTACAGACAACCTGCGCTCAGTTCAAGTTCCAgacaaaacattcaaacatttGAGTAAATAAACGACATCACAAACCTGCATCATATTTGTGGATTTCGGGAGTTAGATGTTCCTATGAAGTGTACAAAACAGAATCTTCCGGGCGTAAATTCGGATCACTTAGTAAACGTACAATAAAAAACGACAGATAATGTTGCTGAATTGCTTCTTGATCTGGATGCGATGACTAGGTCCACCAAGAGGCTTACTCATCAATCAACGTGTCCAGCGTGAAACAAGTTTCTTGCTTACGCACCTCCCCTTACGGTACACTGCTATTAccagggttgttttttttttaagtttgtgTCTCTCACAAGATATACCTCCACACCTCTGGAGGGCACTAAACTTTCGAAACCGCACGGTATGCCCCTTGGCACCGCGATCGCAACACACAGTAGTAGGCGCTGCGGTATGGTTAGTCCAACTGCCCAATAGGTATATAATCACAATCGAGTCACCATCGCCTTCTTAACCGTAACACCacggcactgctgctgcagacACTACCAATGCACCACTGTACGCATGGGCCGGCCACAGCCACAGGTCAGCCACTGTCTCTGGCGGTGGTGTCTTACCCaccctcttcctcctcctcgctcCTCAAAGGTGTATAATAGTGCTCTTATATTAGAGAGCAAAGAGTGGGAGGCAGACACGCAGCAGATCACACAGTCAATCGTCCCGGTAAGCGACGGTTCGAATGGGAGGCCACCACCACTAATAGGCTTtcaaacaacagcacacacacacacgcacacagatgTCGATTCGGGTGGCAAAACTGGCAAGCTTTGGTTTTACTCTACATGGATCCGTACCAGATCGGCAACTGTCGAACGGCGCACGGGGTGTCGTTCGCTTTATATACCAAACCCGCCGCCCGGTAATCTCTGCAGGGTCGGGtccacacacagcacacgattgttgctgctgcctgtaGATGGATGGCTCCTGCAGAGCAGTTCTTTCCCCACTCTTCGGACTGCAGTGTAGAGGTGCCCTTAATCTGCTCTGATACCGGTGACGGTGATGCTGTTTTGCAGATGATTGCGCCACCGTATTCAATGGTGATCTCCCTCCGTACGCAGGGAGTTCTCACCTTCCGATTCGCCACCCACAGATAACGGTGGACTCTCCCTTCTTTCGGTTTAACTGCTCCCGAAAACTGTTGTCGTTGTGTTACAACGCTCTGGAACGCGAAGACGCGCGTTGGCTTGGTTGCGAAATAGCATTAGACAACTGAACCGCGAAGAATGATTCCTGGCGGGCGCAAAACAGCCGTACTCGCGCACAGTACACCAAGAGACAGGGAAGGTCGTACAGGACACAAACAGGGTCACACGACGATGGAAAGATGATGAATTTTAATAACCTTCTACCGTTGCGCGTTGCCTTTGGCGCCGGAAACGACCTAGAGAGCGGAGCGCGGAAGGGGAAaaagaagggggggggggaggtgctTCCAATTGATTCGAATGGCAAATGAGAACTGTAGAACGATTTCGTGCCGATAAGTAATTTCTTATCGGATATCGCGGGGCGCTACTACTCTTGGCACGATGTTCGTGTTCGATATAGTAATGGCGTGGCGTTTGTATCGTGCCATTTGCACGAGCTTACCGAAAGCCTAATTTGGTTCGTTATTACACTGGCTATTGGTTAAAAGGAAGTGCGCGATTGACGTTAAAACCTGGGGACGGTGAAAGGTAAAGAAATAACTGACACCATCTGTAACAATAGCGCAAAGCTACAAACGGGAGTATTGTAGGTGCGCACTTGCTACTGTATCATTTGAACAGGCGTACTGTCTTGCCACAATAACAAGGTTTGTAGGGGGGTTTGTATGGCGAAAAGTGTACTGAGGTGCTAAGTAAACAAATTCCAACCAGTTGATTGATTGCCACTTTTCCGGACACGTATACGAGGAAATAAAGAACTGAACGCTATGTAGGTATTCTACAGCAGAATTTGGTGCAAAATTCCAGTAGGAATCCAGTCATTCCAATGGCCATATTTTGCTAACTTTGAACAAGAATCCATGTCTCACTAGGGAACATTTCTTCACTCTTGGTGTCGGCTGCTCTCTACAGTGAATTGTTCCGTAAGTCGACATCAATAATGGTAGATGCTATGAACGGCTGTGACTGGCCATGGTACCGCAGGAGCGATAGGTGAACGATGACTTCAAAGTGCCGCTTCTGATGCTTCCCGCCATCAACCTAGTTTCCTTTGTCCTGTTTGGTTTATCTGCATACCAAGGGCTTCCTGACCGACTGTGCTAGATCCTGTGGGATGCTTTTGCTACACCGAAGAGTAACGATTGTTCCTGGTATAAATCATTTCCAGGTCATATAAGGACACTAGCCAGCCTTTAAAgtcgttttcttctttttgttcctCTTTGTGTAATATGAGTAAAAAGCTAGGCGATCATGCAGGCTTTACAAGACAGCCTCGGGTGGGAATCTAGCCAAGTCCGAAGGGAGCGATACGTTTAACCGTAACATCTAAATAA comes from the Anopheles coluzzii chromosome 2, AcolN3, whole genome shotgun sequence genome and includes:
- the LOC120949461 gene encoding protein SEC13 homolog, whose product is MVSVLNTIDTGHEDMIHCADVDYYGLRLATCSSDNSVKIFDIKNGAQTLAADLKGHGGPVWQVAWGHPRYGNVLASCSYDRKVIVWKEAGPGDWTKWYEYSNHDSSVNSVAWAPAEYGLVLACGSSDGSISILTANVEAGTWDCKKIPNAHTIGCNTVSWCPATVPEPAFDQRPSKTNLAVKRLVSGGCDNAIKIWKEDGDRWEEEKRLELHSDWVRDVAWAPSVGMPRHQIASCSQDRRVVIWTSDDLANWQPAVLHNFDDVVWNVSWSLTGNILGVSGGDNKVSLWKETAEGQWICISEDTNSASTGAAAQNNFIPEQRTL
- the LOC120949460 gene encoding helicase SKI2W; the protein is MSFDPTWLKEPPPIVEDTEDLLRAFILEPKIPIHEPKPYFEPRHPSFDQLYDIPHAPISTRIVPDRCPETGKVLDFIETQVQNAGSTAKNSMSLQREPTESIDSARGSASYFPFWPGGFDEPESVLAGLVPSPLFETDLKSCPPGFATGVEFEAPPTGTDGARATEDSGKSGMVDLLSAIASEEAFVELLPEGLQTKLSTNDQSTQGTHQEPLPAGIDEEEGLLAVTGEQEAGEQVLKISTVTNNALQSAEWAEMLDISKPVDDFYVKIPTMAHRFPFELDIFQKQAILKLEEHSHVFVAAHTSAGKTVVAEYAIALSKKHMTKTIYTSPIKALSNQKYRDFKTTFQDVGLITGDIQIDPTASCLIMTTEILRSMLYCGSDITRDLEYVIFDEVHYITDSDRGHVWEEVLILLPDHVCIVMLSATVPNTIEFANWVGKTKKKRVWVVSTAKRPVPLEHYLYTGFGGKSKDDSFLIVNAQSQFVQDGYRRAKESYEAKQAKSTGRRTNGPYSQRQEQTLWVGLIDHLQKKEKLPVVAFTLSRNRCDNNAEALMSCDLTTAREKYAITSFFQQCLQRLVPADRVLPQVQQIQSCLERGIGIHHSGILPILKEIVEMLFARGLVKILFATETFAMGVNMPARTVIFDSTRKFDGQAFRPLQPSEYTQMAGRAGRRGLDKTGTVIILCKQNLPLDGELKTMILGKPVRLESQFRLTYAMMLYLLRVELVSVENMMLHSFREFDKRQQMPQSKLELNQVQEKMSALSKLSDHLQPLCEFYEAASEYLNLRNELLPKQLCQPKAINELKVGRVVVVTDEHHYNKLGILLSVSVQSHKELKLVVLVLDHCASGKTQPASPETLNRGPLWHQMLSLALPYQTFLPEGVGGHAVLTLAPVNLIELTKHTIKCDANGIIRSWEYRLIPRFRDAPPSQSTIEAVAALAELNATVVQAGSVTGTLELVRFPRDLTNLELTQQLQTAQGRLNRWLPYTGMADFEHEFAVVYDRKQLERKLDELKYQASYESLSLYPDYCRKLQVLQELKYIDDMQQVAMKGRVACEMGQNELMITELVMRNILTDLQPAEIAALLSSLVFQAKSDVTPKLTETLQKAEAQFREVENDIRLVERQYGVTDVCKKEELNFGLTEVVYEWARNKPFAEIMLLTDIKEGIIVRCIQQLNETLCNVKDAARIIGDPVLHSKMEEASNAIKRDIVFAASLYTSSTPIVIGEV
- the LOC120947787 gene encoding 5-aminolevulinate synthase, erythroid-specific, mitochondrial isoform X2 produces the protein MPCPFLTRLSTSYVRNYAPALLKTYGAQCPVVQRTISTLQGGAPAAGGAVGSGAQETPTTTVKKDASTEARRNLSSMQQQHPVQQQQQPATGNKCPFLSSAAPHVKKLGAESVEIPAERTFQYEDFFHEQILRKKQDHSYRVFKKVNRLAADGQFPRALEYSWGERPITVWCSNDYLGMSCHPEVKRAVADALETYGTGAGGTRNISGNSMNHENLERRLAELHQKESALLFTSCFVANDSTLFTLAKALPGCHIFSDAGNHASMIQGIRNSGVPKHIFRHNDPAHLRELLQRVDRSLPKIVAFETVHSMSGAVCPLEELCEIAHEYGALTFVDEVHAVGLYGEHGAGIGEREGQLHNMDIISGTLGKAFGNVGGYIAGTALLVDMIRSYAAGFIFTTSLPPTVLCGALKAVDILASEEGRELRARHQSNVRYLRQRLQEEGFPVEHTPSHIIPVKIGNPQQCTELSDRMIQRFGHYVQAINYPTVARGEEKLRLAPTPHHTRAMMDELVRDMKVVWQDLKMPLGGKHCPEECAFCRKPLLFDRFEARTSAGASSCAQELHCQIPNCPQIAAVAN
- the LOC120947787 gene encoding 5-aminolevulinate synthase, erythroid-specific, mitochondrial isoform X1, giving the protein MMQLFNLTTTSLFVARTVSSIKKMPCPFLTRLSTSYVRNYAPALLKTYGAQCPVVQRTISTLQGGAPAAGGAVGSGAQETPTTTVKKDASTEARRNLSSMQQQHPVQQQQQPATGNKCPFLSSAAPHVKKLGAESVEIPAERTFQYEDFFHEQILRKKQDHSYRVFKKVNRLAADGQFPRALEYSWGERPITVWCSNDYLGMSCHPEVKRAVADALETYGTGAGGTRNISGNSMNHENLERRLAELHQKESALLFTSCFVANDSTLFTLAKALPGCHIFSDAGNHASMIQGIRNSGVPKHIFRHNDPAHLRELLQRVDRSLPKIVAFETVHSMSGAVCPLEELCEIAHEYGALTFVDEVHAVGLYGEHGAGIGEREGQLHNMDIISGTLGKAFGNVGGYIAGTALLVDMIRSYAAGFIFTTSLPPTVLCGALKAVDILASEEGRELRARHQSNVRYLRQRLQEEGFPVEHTPSHIIPVKIGNPQQCTELSDRMIQRFGHYVQAINYPTVARGEEKLRLAPTPHHTRAMMDELVRDMKVVWQDLKMPLGGKHCPEECAFCRKPLLFDRFEARTSAGASSCAQELHCQIPNCPQIAAVAN